A single region of the Triticum dicoccoides isolate Atlit2015 ecotype Zavitan chromosome 2B, WEW_v2.0, whole genome shotgun sequence genome encodes:
- the LOC119361792 gene encoding disease resistance protein RGA5-like: protein MSMDRATGAMGSLLSKLLELLNEEYNLQKGVKEGVRSLEEEMRSMQAVLQVVGEVPRDQLDVQVKLWAGEVRELSFDMEDVVDKFLVHVDDDSESAANSNKLTQLTEKFAGLFTKGKGRHGISVAIKVINKQVQEVAKRRARYNVDNIVIRPAVVSPDPRLWAVYTEVTELVGIARKREELRKLLSVRDMSKKKMKILSIVGFVGLGKTTLVKKVYDKIKGDFDCSAFVCSGPKADPKKVLMDILVHLGVYENQLTLLDEKCLINKLRESLENKRYLIVIDDIWDETLWRVVNCAFSNSNNLGSRIITTTRIISVSKLCSSSANDSVYQMQPLNDDDSESLFYKRIFPHESGCPYGLEEASIAILNKCGGVPLAILTAASLLASNQQIKTKDQWHVLLQSIGHGLTEDPHTNEMLRIVSFSYFDLPSYLKTCLLYLSMFLDDQEIGKDRLIWMWIAESFVQYQTAKSSLFEIGETYFNELVNRSLIQPVYDYRGIVCACRVHAIVLDLICGLSSEENFATMLNGTGDMMYCPTTIRRLSLQNARKEEHQTTRIRSMSMSQLRSVVTSEPAIGVMPPFSSFAVLRVLDLTGCDVSRHNHLNLRELGRLLHLRYLGLSTTGISDVPEEVGKLQFLQVLDLRQNLGIKELPSSVTQLRRLMCLLVDCCCKLPDGFGNLTSMEVLQEICGDSRNVVEELGNMERLRKLNIWFNGLSLKLEVALVESLVKLSKIQSVEVGIRSDDLESMYLLGERWVPPRSLREFSIIGSAKFSRLPAWIRRNPLRLSVLSQLNIFVEELRQEDMGLLAWLPALCILELWTLHQRLLVVAADGFCCLTYLTLFSDSPGQVVFQPGALPRAEQVALRIGLRVAKEEAARNSGDWFDLGMGSLPSLRNVDVEFDYLGMTVREAKQAEAALENALRAHSNCPTFRILPEIPEGAHDDDVYIEDDGSE, encoded by the exons ATGTCCATGGATCGGGCAACGGGCGCCATGGGCTCCCTGCTCTCCAAGCTACTCGAGCTCCTCAACGAGGAGTACAATCTGCAGAAGGGCGTCAAGGAAGGCGTTAGATCTCTTGAGGAAGAGATGAGGagcatgcaagctgtcctccaagtgGTGGGAGAGGTGCCGCGGGACCAGCTCGATGTCCAGGTCAAGCTCTGGGCAGGGGAGGTCAGGGAGCTCTCCTTCGACATGGAGGACGTCGTCGACAAGTTCTTGGTGCATGTCGATGACGACTCTGAGTCTGCAGCCAATTCGAATAAGCTCACACAGCTCACCGAGAAGTTTGCAGGCTTGTTCACTAAAGGGAAGGGTCGCCATGGGATCTCCGTTGCGATCAAGGTCATCAATAAGCAAGTCCAAGAGGTTGCTAAAAGGCGTGCAAGGTACAATGTCGACAATATTGTCATCAGGCCTGCAGTTGTGTCACCTGATCCTCGCCTTTGGGCTGTCTACACGGAAGTGACAGAGCTTGTTGGTATTGCTAGAAAAAGGGAAGAGCTGAGGAAGTTGCTCTCGGTGAGGGACATGTCCAAGAAAAAGATGAAGATTCTCTCCATTGTCGGTTTTGTGGGGTTAGGCAAGACCACTCTTGTCAAAAAGGTATATGACAAGATCAAAGGAGATTTCGATTGCAGTGCTTTTGTTTGTAGCGGTCCAAAGGCTGACCCAAAGAAGGTTTTGATGGACAtccttgtgcatcttggtgtataTGAAAATCAGCTCACCCTATTGGATGAAAAATGCCTCATTAACAAACTCCGTGAAAGTCTAGAGAACAAGAG GTACCTCATTGTAATTGATGATATATGGGATGAAACATTGTGGAGAGTCGTCAACTGTGCATTCTCTAATAGTAACAATTTAGGCAGTCGGATAATCACGACAACTCGTATAATCAGTGTATCTAAATTATGTTCCTCGTCTGCAAATGATTCAGTCTATCAAATGCAACCTCTTAATGATGATGATTCAGAAAGTCTCTTCTATAAAAGGATTTTTCCTCACGAGAGTGGTTGTCCTTATGGACTTGAGGAGGCGTCCATAGCTATACTGAATAAATGTGGTGGGGTGCCATTAGCCATCCTTACTGCAGCGAGTCTTTTGGCTAGTAATCAGCAAATAAAAACGAAGGATCAGTGGCATGTTTTGCTACAGTCTATTGGTCATGGACTTACCGAAGACCCTCATACAAATGAGATGCTGAGGATAGTATCGTTTAGCTATTTTGACCTTCCTTCTTATCTGAAGACATGTTTACTATATCTAAGCATGTTTCTGGATGATCAAGAGATTGGCAAAGATCGATTGATATGGATGTGGATTGCCGAAAGTTTTGTCCAATACCAAACAGCAAAAAGTAGTCTCTTTGAGATTGGAGAAACTTACTTCAATGAGCTAGTGAACAGGAGCCTGATCCAGCCGGTATATGATTATCGTGGCATTGTATGTGCCTGTCGTGTACACGCAATTGTGCTTGATCTGATTTGCGGCTTGTCAAGTGAAGAGAACTTTGCTACTATGTTGAACGGTACTGGTGATATGATGTATTGTCCGACCACGATACGCAGGTTGTCCCTCCAGAATGCAAGAAAAGAAGAACATCAAACCACTCGTATCAGATCTATGAGCATGTCCCAGTTGAGGTCCGTTGTTACATCTGAACCTGCTATTGGTGTAATGCCGCCTTTCTCGAGCTTTGCTGTTTTGCGTGTATTAGATTTGACTGGATGTGATGTTAGTCGTCATAATCATCTTAACCTTAGGGAGTTGGGGAGGTTACTTCACCTGAGGTACCTAGGTCTGTCCACAACAGGAATTTCTGATGTCCCGGAAGAAGTTGGAAAGTTACAGTTTTTGCAGGTGCTGGATTTGAGGCAAAATTTGGGTATAAAAGAACTGCCATCGTCTGTTACTCAACTGAGAAGATTGATGTGCCTACTTGTTGACTGTTGCTGCAAGCTTCCAGATGGGTTTGGAAACCTGACATCAATGGAAGTGCTACAAGAGATCTGTGGTGACTCTCGGAACGTTGTGGAAGAGCTGGGTAACATGGAAAGGTTGAGGAAACTCAATATTTGGTTTAATGGTTTGAGCTTGAAGCTGGAGGTAGCTTTGGTGGAGTCACTAGTGAAACTGTCCAAGATCCAGAGTGTTGAAGTTGGGATCCGTAGTGATGATCTTGAATCCATGTATCTTTTGGGGGAACGCTGGGTGCCCCCTCGAAGTCTCCGGGAATTTAGCATAATCGGATCTGCCAAATTCTCTAGGCTTCCGGCATGGATAAGGAGGAATCCTTTGCGTCTGTCGGTTCTCTCCCAGTTAAATATCTTTGTCGAGGAACTAAGGCAGGAGGACATGGGATTGCTTGCATGGTTACCAGCTCTCTGTATTCTGGAGTTATGGACCCTCCACCAAAGGCTGCTAGTCGTTGCTGCCGATGGGTTCTGCTGTTTGACATATCTCACCCTGTTTTCGGATTCGCCGGGCCAAGTTGTGTTCCAGCCAGGAGCTTTGCCCAGGGCTGAACAAGTTGCGCTCCGTATCGGTTTGCGAGTTGCAAAAGAGGAAGCTGCTCGCAATAGTGGTGATTGGTTTGACCTTGGTATGGGGAGCCTGCCGTCGCTGCGGAACGTCGATGTCGAATTCGACTATTTGGGAATGACGGTCAGGGAGGCCAAGCAAGCAGAGGCAGCACTGGAGAACGCTCTCCGTGCCCATTCTAACTGTCCCACCTTTCGTATACTCCCAGAGATACCAGAAG GCGCTCATGATGATGACGTCTACATTGAGGACGACGGGTCAGAGTGA